TGTTAAAGCAGCTATAACTGGTGAGAGAAACGGGCTACCAGTCTTCGAGGTAGAGTACACTGGCTCCCCAAGAGGTTTCCTTGGTTCAGGTCTTGTAAGCACTATAGCCGAGCTGCTTAGACACGGCTTCATAGATGAAAACGGGAGGATTATGAAGGGGTATACGAGGGTTAACGGAGTGAAAAGCATTATAATAGACCCTGTTAACAATGTTAAGTTAAGCCAGCTGGATATAAGAGAATTCCAGAAGGCTACCGCGGCAGTTAAAACCAGCTGGAGGGTACTTTTGGGTAAGGCAGGACTTAGAGAAGAGGATGTTAAAACAATAGTAGTATCCGGTAGCTTCGGTTCAGGGATACCTCCCAGGGATCTCGTGGATCTAGGCTTACTCCCTGTTAGAGACGTGGATAGAATTATTGTAGCTGGCAACATGGTGCTCTCAGGGCTCCGCGTGATTCTCTTGAATAAAGATTACCTCGTAGACTACAAGAGGATCGCTGGGAGGATTATACATGTTAATCTAGCTGAGGAGGAAGACTACATGAAGGTATGGATTGAGAGCTTAAAGCTCGGCTAGGAGCTTGAAATAAAGAGCTTCTGGATAACCTTCAAGTAGGTTTTCAACGGGTGTACTCCTTCAATCTTCAGCCCTCGGCGTCTAAGACTGTAGGCTATTAGAGAGTCTATCATGGCTACTGCATCAGCAATATACTTGACTCTCTTAACAGGCCCGTACATTATGTAGTCTGCACCCATAACTCTAAGATAAGCTGCTACGCCTCCATGAACACCTACAGCTGTAGCTTGACCCACAGTTTTCTCGGAGACTGATCCCAGAGCGTTTGCTGGAGCACAGCCTGAAGGATACCCGTGTTTCTCCTTAACCATGTGTATTGTCTCAGCACTTAAAGCTATACTAGCTGGATCTATTACTACTGCATCCACAATAATGTTCTCCAGCCTGGCTCCCCTAGCCATAGGTAGCAGCCTCTCCTCCAGTATCTTCAACCTGCTCTCGGGATCCATGGATCCCGCCGCGTTTCTCGGGTCAAAGGTCATTAGGACTACTCCGGCAAGCTTGTTTTCAGCTACTACTCTAGGCTCTTCTGGAGGACTGTCAGTATACAGTCCATTAGCTATGCTTCTACCCGCTACTCCGAGCTCTCTGGCAACACGGTAGCTCTTCATTCTCGCCTCAGGGTCTGGTGAGTCGAGAAATAATGGTACATCATAC
This genomic stretch from Desulfurococcus sp. harbors:
- a CDS encoding tetrahydromethanopterin S-methyltransferase subunit H, which translates into the protein MRIDRWELGGLPGQNPAWLVGSIFYHGDKLLENERGGFKRGEAREKIEEALSVVAEKGLVLALDVVFPSVESVEPIMEFIAEYDVPLFLDSPDPEARMKSYRVARELGVAGRSIANGLYTDSPPEEPRVVAENKLAGVVLMTFDPRNAAGSMDPESRLKILEERLLPMARGARLENIIVDAVVIDPASIALSAETIHMVKEKHGYPSGCAPANALGSVSEKTVGQATAVGVHGGVAAYLRVMGADYIMYGPVKRVKYIADAVAMIDSLIAYSLRRRGLKIEGVHPLKTYLKVIQKLFISSS